The following are encoded together in the Desulfoplanes formicivorans genome:
- a CDS encoding FeoA family protein has product MHMKIPMRQLRVNQKARIVSVAARGELGRRIRDMGLVPGTEITIVGQAPLKDPVALRLKGFTMSLRNSEADHIVVETDEQEG; this is encoded by the coding sequence ATGCACATGAAAATACCCATGCGCCAACTACGAGTGAACCAGAAGGCCCGTATTGTATCCGTGGCCGCCCGGGGAGAACTGGGGCGGCGGATTCGGGATATGGGCCTGGTCCCCGGTACCGAGATAACCATTGTCGGGCAGGCTCCCCTCAAAGACCCCGTGGCCCTCAGACTCAAGGGATTCACCATGAGTCTGCGCAACAGCGAAGCCGATCATATCGTCGTGGAAACGGACGAACAGGAAGGATGA